In Archangium lipolyticum, a single window of DNA contains:
- a CDS encoding sterol desaturase family protein, giving the protein MKTEYERHSSARMFENNFLEAASKIHPVTPFIFYIPIITAMLAWGLWSGTTRPGMVALFAPLGYLTWCFMEYTLHRNLFHWEGNGPLTRRFHAIIHGYHHTYPDDPQRLVMPLGASIPLAIVIGGLLWLVGRPDATIPYFVGIVVGYLAYDYLHWAVHYKKPWTNWGKALRAHHMAHHFACPDKNFGISHRWIDRMLGSMQVRGQAAREAAKQGADASAAE; this is encoded by the coding sequence ATGAAGACCGAGTACGAGCGCCACTCCTCCGCGCGGATGTTCGAGAACAACTTCCTCGAAGCCGCCTCGAAGATCCACCCCGTCACCCCGTTCATCTTCTACATCCCGATCATCACGGCCATGCTGGCCTGGGGCCTGTGGAGCGGGACGACCCGCCCGGGCATGGTCGCGCTGTTCGCGCCCCTGGGATACCTCACGTGGTGCTTCATGGAGTACACGCTGCACCGCAACCTCTTCCACTGGGAGGGGAACGGGCCGCTCACCCGGCGCTTCCACGCCATCATCCACGGCTACCACCACACGTACCCGGATGATCCGCAGCGGCTGGTGATGCCGCTGGGCGCGAGCATCCCGCTGGCCATCGTCATCGGCGGGCTGCTGTGGCTGGTGGGCCGGCCGGACGCCACGATTCCCTACTTCGTCGGCATCGTGGTGGGCTACCTCGCCTACGACTACCTGCACTGGGCGGTGCACTACAAGAAGCCGTGGACGAACTGGGGCAAGGCGCTGCGCGCGCACCACATGGCGCACCACTTCGCCTGCCCGGACAAGAACTTCGGCATCAGCCACCGGTGGATCGACCGGATGCTGGGCTCGATGCAGGTGCGCGGGCAGGCGGCTCGCGAGGCGGCGAAGCAGGGCGCCGACGCCAGCGCGGCGGAGTAG
- the srmL gene encoding PheS-related mystery ligase SrmL, producing the protein MSVCILSVDDVRRALSIRDLTDPSSGPHAMQRLVDDALAALREAWRCDVRLHRRSPIVSITDNYDRLRYPPEGAARDARYTRYVCDTALLRTQTSAMIPPLLRQLAASPQPPEDVLLACPGLVYRRDCIDRLHTGEPHQMDLWRVRRGAPLGTEELLLMVETVVHALLPGRELRTTPARHPYTTDGLQIDVRHGAEWVEIGECGLAHPALLAESGLDTAHTTGLAMGLGMDRILMLRKGLDDIRLLRSEDPRIASQLLDLEPYREVSSMPAVRRDLSLVLEGDTTSEELGDVVRAVLGPRADVVETVEVLSETPYEALPPAAIQRLGISPGQKNVLLRVVLRALDRSLTHAECNELRDTLYAALHRGTAWQWAAAAPAHP; encoded by the coding sequence ATGTCCGTCTGCATCCTCAGCGTCGATGACGTCCGCCGTGCCCTGTCCATCCGTGACCTGACCGACCCTTCCTCCGGCCCCCATGCCATGCAGCGTCTCGTCGACGACGCGCTCGCCGCCCTCCGTGAAGCGTGGCGGTGTGACGTCCGCCTGCACCGGCGCAGCCCCATCGTCTCCATCACCGACAACTACGACCGGCTGCGCTACCCACCCGAGGGCGCCGCGCGCGACGCCCGCTACACCCGCTACGTCTGTGACACCGCCCTGCTGCGCACCCAGACCTCGGCGATGATTCCTCCGCTGCTCCGTCAGCTCGCCGCCTCACCCCAGCCTCCCGAGGACGTGCTGCTCGCCTGCCCCGGGCTCGTCTACCGGCGCGACTGCATCGACCGGTTGCACACCGGCGAGCCCCACCAGATGGACCTCTGGCGCGTCCGGCGCGGAGCACCCCTCGGCACGGAGGAGCTGCTTCTCATGGTGGAAACCGTGGTGCACGCCCTGCTGCCCGGACGCGAACTGCGCACCACTCCCGCCCGTCACCCGTACACCACGGATGGCTTGCAGATCGACGTCCGGCACGGGGCGGAGTGGGTGGAGATCGGCGAGTGCGGCCTCGCCCACCCGGCGCTGCTCGCCGAGAGCGGGCTCGACACGGCGCACACCACCGGGCTCGCCATGGGGCTCGGCATGGACCGCATCCTCATGCTGCGCAAGGGCCTCGACGACATCCGCCTGCTGCGCTCCGAGGACCCGCGCATCGCCTCGCAGTTGCTCGACCTGGAGCCCTACCGCGAGGTGTCCTCCATGCCCGCCGTCCGCCGCGACCTGTCCCTGGTGCTCGAGGGCGACACCACCTCCGAGGAGCTCGGAGACGTCGTACGTGCCGTGCTCGGCCCCCGGGCCGACGTGGTGGAGACCGTCGAGGTGCTCTCGGAGACGCCCTATGAGGCGCTGCCGCCCGCCGCCATCCAGCGGCTCGGCATCTCACCCGGGCAGAAGAACGTGCTGCTGCGCGTGGTGCTGCGCGCGCTCGACCGCTCGCTGACCCACGCCGAGTGCAACGAGCTGCGCGACACCCTCTACGCCGCTCTGCACCGGGGCACCGCCTGGCAGTGGGCGGCGGCTGCTCCCGCACACCCCTGA
- the upp gene encoding uracil phosphoribosyltransferase has protein sequence MTYSDNCTVVDHPLVKHKLTLMRRKDTSTASFRALLQEISLLLAYEAMRDLKLRDETIETPMMQTVAPVLEGKKLVLIAILRAGQGILDGMLQLVPSARVGHIGLYRDPKTLAAVEYYYKVPNQLADRDVIVCDPMLATGNSAVAALNRIKRSKPGSLRFVCLLACPEGLANLREHHPDVHVFTAAVDEKLDEHGYILPGLGDAGDRLFGTR, from the coding sequence GTGACGTACTCGGACAATTGCACCGTGGTGGACCACCCGTTGGTGAAGCACAAGCTGACGCTGATGCGGCGCAAGGACACGAGCACGGCCTCGTTCCGAGCGCTGTTGCAGGAGATCTCCCTGCTGCTCGCCTACGAGGCGATGAGGGACCTGAAGCTGCGCGATGAGACCATCGAGACGCCGATGATGCAGACGGTGGCGCCGGTGCTGGAGGGCAAGAAGCTGGTGCTGATCGCCATCCTCCGGGCGGGGCAGGGCATCCTGGACGGGATGCTGCAACTGGTGCCGAGCGCCCGGGTGGGACACATCGGCCTGTACAGGGATCCGAAGACGCTGGCGGCGGTGGAGTACTACTACAAGGTGCCGAACCAGCTGGCGGACCGTGACGTCATCGTGTGCGATCCGATGCTGGCGACGGGGAATTCGGCGGTGGCGGCGCTCAACCGCATCAAGCGGAGCAAGCCGGGGAGCCTGCGTTTCGTCTGCCTGCTGGCGTGCCCCGAGGGCCTGGCGAACCTGCGCGAGCACCACCCGGACGTGCACGTCTTCACGGCGGCGGTGGACGAGAAGCTCGACGAGCACGGCTACATCCTGCCGGGTCTGGGGGACGCGGGCGACCGGCTCTTCGGGACGCGGTAG
- a CDS encoding c-type cytochrome, which yields MRRRIQSAVYATLLTGSALLSGGVSVANTASPPIRVDVSTDALESGTPVRTAAPASLVHLVLAQASPKKDADPAALFARLGCTLCHAPGARYHDRIVKAASKPEQELAKWIRNPEQFVPGTSMPTYASLIDEPTALMLARWIRSGGPGK from the coding sequence ATGCGCCGAAGAATCCAGAGCGCCGTGTATGCCACCCTGCTGACAGGGAGTGCCCTGTTGTCCGGGGGGGTGAGCGTCGCCAACACCGCCTCTCCCCCCATCCGGGTGGATGTGTCCACGGACGCGCTGGAGTCCGGCACTCCCGTGCGCACCGCGGCGCCCGCCTCGCTCGTGCACCTCGTGCTCGCGCAGGCCTCACCCAAGAAGGACGCGGACCCCGCCGCCCTCTTCGCGCGCCTGGGCTGCACCCTGTGCCACGCCCCGGGCGCGCGCTACCACGACCGCATCGTCAAGGCCGCCAGCAAGCCCGAACAGGAACTGGCGAAGTGGATCCGCAACCCCGAGCAGTTCGTCCCCGGCACCTCCATGCCCACGTACGCCTCGCTCATCGACGAGCCCACGGCGCTCATGCTGGCGCGGTGGATCCGCTCGGGTGGCCCCGGCAAGTAG
- a CDS encoding cytochrome P450 yields the protein MTTSAPLPPMPPGHWLWGHLLERANNPLGLFLNTRNRLGDVVRYRMGHMFVEQLTHPDHVKHVLADASARYTKGTVFDKTRPLVGNGLLTAEGDFWKRQRRLSQPAFHKERLTALGEMMTRTTAEMLQTWEPPVDAGQPLPVFQEMMRLTLTVVVRALFSTDVSEQTREVGEAFTTALSVTNERIISPLPYLPQLYRLPTRANRAFRQAADTLDRIVNGIISQRRAAGAAANTEDLLGMLMVACDADTGDAFDDLQLRDEVMTLLLAGHETTATALAWTFHLLEQHPEVEARLHEEVDTALGGRVPTVEDLPKLRYVCCVFEEAMRLYPPIWAIPRVAQEEDVVDGYRIPKGDMVILVPYVTHRHPDFWTEPERFEPTRFLPENGKDRPRWAYLPFGGGQRQCIGSNFAMMEAQLILAMVVQRFRLRGVPGVAVEPEPHVSLRPRGPMPMRVERRQR from the coding sequence ATGACGACCTCCGCACCGCTGCCTCCCATGCCCCCGGGCCATTGGCTCTGGGGTCACCTGCTCGAGCGCGCGAACAACCCCCTCGGCCTGTTCCTGAACACCCGCAACCGTCTCGGGGATGTGGTGCGCTACCGCATGGGCCACATGTTCGTGGAGCAGCTCACCCACCCGGACCACGTCAAGCACGTGCTCGCCGACGCGAGCGCCCGCTACACGAAGGGCACCGTCTTCGACAAGACGCGCCCCCTGGTGGGCAACGGCCTGCTCACCGCCGAGGGCGACTTCTGGAAGCGCCAGCGCCGGCTCTCCCAGCCCGCCTTCCACAAGGAGCGGCTGACAGCGCTCGGCGAGATGATGACGCGCACCACCGCCGAGATGCTCCAGACCTGGGAGCCCCCGGTGGACGCGGGCCAGCCGCTGCCCGTCTTCCAGGAGATGATGCGGCTCACCCTCACCGTGGTGGTGCGCGCCCTCTTCAGCACGGACGTGAGCGAGCAGACGCGCGAGGTGGGCGAGGCCTTCACCACGGCGCTCTCCGTCACCAACGAGCGCATCATCTCCCCCCTGCCCTACCTGCCCCAGCTCTACCGGCTGCCCACGCGCGCCAACCGCGCCTTCCGCCAGGCCGCGGACACGCTGGACCGCATCGTCAACGGCATCATCTCCCAGCGCCGCGCCGCGGGAGCCGCCGCGAACACGGAGGATCTGCTCGGCATGCTGATGGTGGCGTGCGACGCGGACACCGGCGACGCCTTCGACGACCTGCAACTGCGCGACGAGGTGATGACGCTGCTGCTGGCCGGGCACGAGACGACGGCCACCGCGCTCGCGTGGACCTTCCACCTGCTGGAGCAGCACCCCGAGGTGGAGGCCCGCCTGCACGAGGAGGTGGACACGGCGCTCGGCGGGCGCGTGCCCACGGTGGAGGACCTGCCGAAGTTGCGCTACGTGTGCTGCGTCTTCGAGGAGGCCATGCGCCTCTACCCGCCCATCTGGGCCATCCCCCGGGTGGCCCAGGAGGAGGACGTGGTGGACGGCTATCGGATTCCCAAGGGGGACATGGTCATCCTCGTCCCCTACGTCACCCACCGGCACCCGGACTTCTGGACAGAGCCGGAGCGCTTCGAGCCCACACGCTTCCTCCCGGAGAACGGCAAGGACCGGCCCCGCTGGGCCTACCTGCCCTTCGGCGGTGGGCAGCGCCAGTGCATCGGCAGCAACTTCGCGATGATGGAGGCGCAGCTCATCCTCGCCATGGTGGTGCAGCGCTTCCGCCTGCGCGGGGTGCCCGGGGTGGCCGTGGAGCCCGAGCCCCACGTCTCACTGCGTCCCCGCGGCCCCATGCCCATGCGCGTGGAGCGCCGCCAGCGGTGA
- a CDS encoding imm11 family protein produces MPKYYELDDDMRIPNRWHLRRPIDEHGQKLNPWQFTEGRRFEPQGIIRFPVKPDGVTMDFTLDAFSTPVVHGRVVQLFERLGIQEVQFLPVQVEGHVGPYFILNALRTLRCIDDVRCEEVRYFKPEDGEPERVGEYKYVKGMRIDPAKAGDSRIFRTWGWSLALIVSEDLKQAMEAEGLTGTRFVEV; encoded by the coding sequence ATGCCCAAGTACTACGAATTGGACGATGACATGCGCATTCCGAACCGTTGGCACTTGAGGCGTCCCATTGACGAGCATGGGCAGAAGCTCAATCCCTGGCAGTTCACCGAAGGCCGCCGGTTCGAGCCTCAGGGCATCATCCGGTTTCCCGTGAAGCCCGATGGGGTGACGATGGACTTCACCCTGGACGCTTTCTCGACCCCCGTGGTCCACGGTCGTGTCGTCCAACTCTTCGAGCGCCTGGGCATCCAGGAAGTGCAGTTCCTTCCCGTTCAGGTAGAGGGCCACGTCGGGCCCTACTTCATCCTCAATGCCCTTCGCACTCTCCGGTGCATTGACGACGTTCGGTGCGAGGAGGTGCGGTACTTCAAACCCGAGGACGGCGAACCGGAGAGGGTGGGCGAGTACAAATACGTAAAAGGCATGCGCATCGACCCGGCGAAGGCCGGGGACAGCCGTATCTTCCGCACCTGGGGCTGGTCGCTGGCCCTCATCGTCTCCGAGGACCTCAAACAGGCCATGGAGGCGGAGGGCCTCACCGGCACGCGGTTCGTCGAGGTGTGA
- the mmsA gene encoding CoA-acylating methylmalonate-semialdehyde dehydrogenase — MSFVQLPESVTTCRNLVGGEWLVPRDASLLDVHSPYTGGVIGRVPLTPADGVAQAVDAARSAAPAWRATPLRERTTLMGRFRTLLESNLERLAHLAASEAGKTVAEARAGILKGLEVCDFALSLQNLDTGGALEVSRGVTCEFRREPLGVVAGITPFNFPAMVPLWMFPIAVTVGNAFILKPSEKVPLTACALGELMVEAGIPRGVFSVVHGGRETVEALVAHPDVRALAFVGSSPVARRVYAEGSAQGKRVLALGGAKNHLIVVPDADEALTAQSVVDSFTGCAGQRCMAASVLLAVGDVERILGRVVERASRLEVGGGMGAIIDRASLSRLEAAIATAERAGARVLLDGRGKKPAGEPWSGGHWLGPTILDGVRPDMEAAQRELFGPVLSIVRVPTLSAALEVENASPYGNAASIFTTNGAVAQAVVEGARVGMVGVNVGVPVPREPFSFGGTGESKFGHGDITGVSSLGFWTDLKKVTRKWTSRTDGSWMS; from the coding sequence TATACGGGTGGAGTCATCGGACGGGTGCCGCTGACACCCGCCGATGGGGTGGCGCAGGCGGTGGATGCCGCACGCTCCGCGGCGCCCGCCTGGCGCGCCACGCCCCTGCGCGAGCGCACCACGCTCATGGGCCGCTTCCGCACGCTGCTCGAGAGCAACCTGGAGCGCCTGGCCCACCTCGCCGCCAGCGAGGCCGGCAAGACGGTGGCCGAGGCCCGCGCGGGAATCCTCAAGGGCCTGGAGGTGTGTGACTTCGCGCTGTCGCTGCAGAACCTCGACACGGGCGGCGCGCTGGAGGTGAGCCGCGGCGTCACGTGCGAGTTCCGGCGCGAGCCGCTCGGAGTGGTGGCGGGGATTACTCCCTTCAACTTCCCGGCGATGGTGCCGCTGTGGATGTTCCCCATCGCGGTGACGGTGGGCAACGCGTTCATCCTCAAGCCCTCGGAGAAGGTGCCCCTGACGGCGTGCGCGCTGGGCGAGCTCATGGTGGAGGCGGGGATTCCCCGCGGTGTCTTCTCCGTGGTGCACGGCGGGCGCGAGACGGTGGAGGCGCTGGTGGCGCACCCGGACGTGCGCGCGCTGGCCTTCGTGGGCTCCTCGCCCGTGGCGCGGCGCGTGTACGCGGAGGGCAGCGCGCAGGGCAAGCGCGTGCTGGCGCTCGGCGGGGCGAAGAACCACCTCATCGTCGTGCCCGACGCGGACGAGGCCCTCACCGCGCAGTCCGTGGTGGACTCCTTCACCGGATGCGCCGGCCAGCGCTGCATGGCGGCCAGCGTGCTGCTCGCGGTGGGGGACGTGGAGCGCATCCTCGGCCGAGTGGTGGAGCGCGCCTCCCGGCTGGAGGTGGGGGGCGGCATGGGCGCCATCATCGACCGGGCGAGCCTGTCGCGGCTGGAGGCGGCCATCGCCACGGCGGAGCGGGCGGGTGCGCGGGTGTTGCTGGATGGGCGCGGGAAGAAGCCCGCGGGCGAGCCGTGGTCGGGTGGCCACTGGCTGGGGCCGACGATTCTCGATGGCGTGCGCCCGGACATGGAGGCGGCGCAGCGGGAGCTGTTCGGCCCGGTGCTGTCCATCGTTCGAGTGCCCACGCTGTCGGCGGCGTTGGAGGTGGAGAACGCCTCGCCGTATGGCAACGCGGCCTCCATCTTCACCACCAATGGCGCGGTGGCGCAGGCGGTGGTGGAGGGAGCGCGCGTGGGCATGGTGGGCGTCAACGTGGGCGTGCCCGTGCCTCGTGAGCCCTTCTCCTTCGGTGGCACCGGTGAGTCGAAGTTCGGCCACGGTGACATCACCGGTGTGTCCAGCCTGGGTTTCTGGACGGACCTGAAGAAGGTCACCCGCAAGTGGACCTCTCGTACCGACGGCAGCTGGATGAGCTGA
- a CDS encoding URC4/urg3 family protein, translated as MREASTVAYLRSPRAIRERCRALLELGLAGKLKHFRVDMERVPAVADYVLEVTRAAYPTLEIPVHSRWGHFDVGGVRRNAELDARLASLPPAERARAKLDLVITSVLLDAGSGPTWKYVESGGGTYVRSEGLAVASFRMFLAGAFSSDARQPLRADAEGLQRLSLESLAKGFQVTEANPLAGLEGRLALLQGLGRALPRPGALYDMLAAKGAKVPAAEVLGQVLESLGPIWPGRITLEGVNLGDVWPHSALGAEGSPESLVPFHKLSQWLTYSLLEPLEEGGIQVTDLDALTGLPEYRNGGLLVDLGALVPRDARLLSDAYAPGAEPIVEWRALTVALLDEVAKRVRERLGLTAEQLPLAKVLQGGTWSAGRRIAAEKRPGGTPPIRIESDGTVF; from the coding sequence ATGCGTGAGGCATCCACCGTCGCGTATCTGAGGAGCCCTCGCGCCATCCGTGAGCGCTGCCGGGCCCTGTTGGAGCTGGGGCTCGCCGGGAAGCTGAAGCACTTCCGCGTGGACATGGAGCGCGTGCCCGCCGTGGCGGACTACGTGCTGGAGGTGACGCGCGCGGCGTACCCCACGCTGGAGATTCCGGTGCACAGCCGCTGGGGACACTTCGACGTGGGCGGCGTGCGGCGCAATGCGGAACTGGATGCGCGTCTGGCCTCGCTGCCGCCCGCCGAGCGGGCCCGGGCGAAGCTGGACCTGGTCATCACCAGCGTGCTGTTGGACGCGGGCAGTGGTCCCACGTGGAAGTACGTGGAGTCCGGTGGTGGCACGTATGTGCGCTCCGAGGGCCTGGCCGTGGCCAGCTTCCGCATGTTCCTCGCGGGAGCGTTCTCCTCGGATGCGCGCCAGCCGTTGCGCGCGGACGCGGAGGGGTTGCAGCGGTTGAGCCTGGAGTCCCTGGCGAAAGGCTTCCAGGTGACGGAGGCCAATCCACTCGCGGGGCTGGAGGGGCGGCTCGCGCTGTTGCAGGGGCTGGGCCGGGCGCTGCCGAGACCCGGAGCGCTCTACGACATGCTGGCGGCGAAGGGCGCGAAGGTGCCCGCGGCGGAGGTGCTGGGGCAGGTGCTGGAGTCGCTGGGGCCCATCTGGCCGGGGCGCATCACCCTGGAGGGCGTGAACCTGGGGGATGTGTGGCCGCACTCGGCGCTGGGGGCCGAGGGCAGCCCGGAGTCGCTGGTGCCCTTCCACAAGCTGTCGCAGTGGCTGACGTACTCGCTGCTGGAGCCGCTGGAGGAAGGCGGCATCCAGGTGACGGACCTGGACGCACTGACGGGTCTGCCGGAGTACCGCAACGGTGGGCTGCTGGTGGACCTGGGCGCGCTGGTGCCGAGGGACGCGCGGCTGCTCTCGGATGCGTACGCGCCGGGAGCGGAGCCCATCGTGGAGTGGAGGGCGCTGACGGTGGCGCTGCTGGACGAGGTGGCGAAGCGGGTGCGCGAGCGGCTGGGGCTGACGGCGGAGCAACTGCCGTTGGCGAAGGTGCTGCAGGGGGGGACGTGGAGCGCGGGGAGACGGATCGCCGCGGAGAAGCGTCCTGGGGGCACGCCGCCCATCCGTATCGAGAGTGACGGGACGGTGTTCTGA
- a CDS encoding GTP cyclohydrolase II, with translation MADKKPVNHIRLTSHPDSDGQVTPIRWGESEPLRRGPVIATLTEPAHRNVIGTHSGSYAIYRAVAVAAGQLTADHRADLTNTAPAVQIGPHKAWFDPERIVSMDPWGAVAPQAFRGYLDQGMDIRPTIAITRAHINMPELRDAITAGRLKPDGRILCANGDVSVVKAAVEPVWYLPGIAKRFGLSEAALRRGLFEQTGGMFPELITRSDLEVFLPPIGGLTLYFFGDMDTISNPDVPLAVRVHDECNGSDVFGSDICTCRPYLTHGIEVCIQTAQEGGAGVIVYSRKEGRALGEVTKFLVYNARKRQEGGDSAATYFHRTECVAGVQDMRFQELMPDALHWLGITRIHRFVSMSDMKHDAIVRSGIEILERVPIPEELVPADAKVEMEAKKAAGYFTTGKVASKEELVEVKGRALDA, from the coding sequence ATGGCCGACAAGAAGCCCGTCAATCACATCCGTCTCACCTCTCACCCGGACAGCGATGGCCAGGTCACTCCCATCCGCTGGGGAGAATCCGAGCCCCTGCGCCGGGGACCCGTCATCGCCACGCTGACGGAGCCCGCGCATCGCAACGTCATTGGGACCCACTCGGGCTCGTACGCCATCTACCGGGCCGTCGCCGTGGCGGCTGGACAGCTGACGGCGGACCATCGGGCGGACCTCACCAACACCGCGCCCGCGGTGCAGATCGGCCCTCACAAGGCCTGGTTCGACCCCGAGCGCATCGTCTCGATGGACCCGTGGGGCGCGGTGGCTCCGCAGGCCTTCCGGGGCTACCTGGACCAGGGCATGGACATCCGGCCCACCATCGCCATCACTCGCGCGCACATCAACATGCCCGAGCTGCGTGATGCCATCACCGCCGGCCGCCTCAAGCCGGATGGCAGGATTCTCTGTGCGAACGGGGATGTCAGCGTGGTGAAGGCCGCGGTGGAGCCGGTGTGGTACCTGCCGGGCATCGCGAAGCGCTTCGGCCTCAGCGAGGCGGCGCTGCGCCGCGGCCTCTTCGAGCAGACCGGCGGCATGTTCCCCGAGCTCATCACCCGCTCGGACCTGGAGGTGTTCCTGCCGCCGATCGGAGGGCTGACGCTCTACTTCTTCGGGGACATGGACACCATCTCCAACCCCGACGTGCCGCTGGCGGTGCGCGTGCACGACGAGTGCAACGGCTCGGACGTGTTCGGCAGCGACATCTGCACGTGCCGGCCGTACCTCACGCACGGCATCGAGGTGTGCATCCAGACGGCGCAGGAGGGCGGAGCGGGCGTCATCGTCTACTCGCGCAAGGAGGGCCGCGCGCTGGGCGAGGTGACGAAGTTCCTCGTCTACAACGCGCGCAAGCGTCAGGAGGGCGGGGACTCGGCGGCGACCTACTTCCACCGCACCGAGTGCGTGGCCGGCGTGCAGGACATGCGCTTCCAGGAGCTGATGCCGGATGCGCTGCACTGGCTGGGCATCACCCGCATCCACCGCTTCGTGTCCATGAGCGACATGAAGCACGACGCCATCGTCCGGTCGGGAATCGAGATTCTCGAGCGCGTGCCGATTCCGGAGGAGCTGGTTCCCGCCGACGCCAAGGTGGAGATGGAGGCGAAGAAGGCCGCCGGCTACTTCACCACGGGCAAGGTGGCCTCGAAGGAGGAGCTCGTGGAGGTGAAGGGCAGGGCGCTCGATGCGTGA
- a CDS encoding M55 family metallopeptidase has product MRARRALLVVDLEGVAGVDSPAALISGTPEYVRSRALLTAEVNAAIEGLLAAGFHQVRVSDSHLCGSGESNLLSESLHPSAEPCFLEEDAYAASFFDDVQAVACLGMHAAAGSAGFGAHTVDLLGAWTCAGRALSEADLVLALAAEAGVPAVFVSGDDVLQASLAGRVGCVRTKVALSVTRASSRPPEEVLVELTRAAAFPARPVEPLPDAPLVLTFKSGHQAALAAETGARRLDRYRVEVEGPSFRERYTRALRAASAASSVLADAVADVPGSPDFTRDASALFHLPGPPVHPPPPATEATERALRAFLSLTEEGDDESRALRALTLHMLEGHAPGAFARLGLGATLAAAVAALAEVPLALPFGLPAEVGMSRVDAWYVLRERGLPHAPLEPEALRAYLEYLNGQDEGLHAWLLGEMAATCGMDVRLSIPERALRSTWRLADLYWLTHLYLLDTRYLRLPLKDPGAAAWTEELLVATPWVVEQGHVDLAAEVAFCLQCAGESGGGAHALLLSLLREHQRPDGAMEDAHATAGALLAFAGAEERHPSSR; this is encoded by the coding sequence ATGCGTGCGCGCCGGGCCCTGCTCGTCGTCGACCTCGAGGGCGTGGCCGGGGTGGACTCCCCCGCCGCGCTCATCTCCGGGACTCCCGAGTACGTGCGCTCCCGGGCCCTCCTCACGGCGGAGGTGAACGCCGCGATCGAGGGCCTGCTCGCGGCGGGCTTCCATCAGGTGCGGGTGAGCGACAGCCACCTGTGCGGCTCCGGCGAGTCCAACCTGCTGTCCGAGTCGCTGCACCCCTCGGCCGAGCCGTGTTTCCTCGAGGAGGATGCGTACGCCGCTTCCTTCTTCGACGACGTCCAGGCGGTGGCCTGCCTGGGCATGCACGCGGCGGCGGGCTCGGCGGGCTTCGGCGCACACACGGTGGATCTGCTCGGCGCATGGACGTGCGCGGGCCGGGCGCTGTCGGAGGCGGACCTCGTGCTGGCGCTGGCGGCGGAGGCCGGCGTGCCGGCGGTGTTCGTCTCGGGCGACGACGTGCTCCAGGCCTCGCTGGCTGGCCGCGTGGGCTGCGTGCGCACCAAGGTGGCCCTCTCCGTCACCCGTGCCTCCTCGCGCCCTCCCGAGGAGGTGCTGGTGGAACTGACCCGCGCCGCCGCGTTCCCGGCCCGGCCGGTGGAGCCCCTCCCGGACGCGCCGCTCGTCCTCACCTTCAAGAGCGGACACCAGGCGGCGCTCGCCGCGGAGACTGGCGCCCGGCGGTTGGACCGCTACCGCGTGGAGGTGGAGGGCCCCTCCTTCCGCGAGCGCTACACACGGGCGCTGCGCGCCGCGTCGGCCGCGAGCTCGGTGTTGGCGGACGCGGTGGCGGACGTGCCCGGCAGTCCCGACTTCACCCGTGATGCCTCGGCCCTCTTCCACCTGCCGGGGCCTCCCGTACATCCGCCCCCACCCGCGACGGAGGCGACGGAGCGGGCACTGCGGGCCTTCCTCTCGCTGACGGAGGAGGGGGACGACGAGTCACGGGCGCTGCGCGCGTTGACGCTCCACATGTTGGAGGGCCATGCGCCCGGGGCCTTCGCGCGGCTCGGGTTGGGCGCCACGCTGGCGGCGGCGGTGGCCGCGCTGGCGGAGGTTCCATTGGCGCTCCCCTTCGGGTTGCCCGCCGAGGTGGGCATGTCCCGGGTGGATGCCTGGTACGTGCTCCGCGAGCGGGGCCTGCCCCATGCCCCGCTGGAGCCGGAGGCCCTCCGCGCCTACCTGGAGTACCTCAATGGCCAGGACGAGGGTCTCCACGCGTGGCTGCTGGGCGAGATGGCCGCCACGTGCGGCATGGACGTGCGCCTGTCGATTCCCGAACGGGCCCTGCGCTCCACGTGGCGCCTGGCGGACCTCTACTGGCTCACGCACCTGTACCTGCTGGACACCCGCTACCTGCGCTTGCCGCTGAAGGACCCGGGCGCGGCGGCGTGGACGGAGGAGCTGCTGGTGGCCACGCCCTGGGTGGTGGAGCAGGGCCACGTGGACCTGGCGGCGGAGGTGGCCTTCTGTCTGCAATGCGCGGGCGAGTCTGGGGGCGGAGCCCACGCGCTCCTCCTGTCGCTGCTCCGCGAGCACCAACGGCCCGACGGCGCGATGGAGGATGCGCATGCCACCGCGGGCGCGCTCCTTGCTTTCGCTGGAGCCGAGGAGCGCCATCCGTCCTCGCGGTGA